One window of Syngnathus acus chromosome 16, fSynAcu1.2, whole genome shotgun sequence genomic DNA carries:
- the LOC119135443 gene encoding serine/threonine-protein kinase ULK4-like: MENINLYEELGRDSTSVVYKGRRMGSLNYVALKCSDKAKRPEITNHVRLCQDLDHPNIVRFYEWYETRKHLWLVVELCTGGTLESVIIRDRCLPEDVARKFGWDLVQGLEHIHKFGIIFSDLTPAKILLDSSGVLKLGHFCYSKMETDTLEGFLSLCLACEEAGNRKDERKHQDIVVKKRFQGSPTYLAPEILQGSQTTSISDLWALGCVLYYTYTGKPPFYSSCYSQLKEMILGQEAAAPTQKVSPTIPPSQEFQHLLKRLLHKNPEKRMNLPELLKHSFWTAKDKN, translated from the exons ATGGAGAATATCAACCTATATGAGGAGCTGGGAAGAGACTCCACATCTGTTGTCTACAAAGGAAGGAGGATGGGCAGTCTGAACTATGTGGCCCTCAAATGCAGTGACAAAGCCAAAAGGCCAGAAATCACCAACCAT GTGCGTCTATGCCAAGATCTGGATCATCCAAACATTGTCCGTTTTTACGAGTGGTACGAGACCAGAAAACACTTGTGGCTCGTGGTGGAGCTCTGTACAG GTGGTACCTTGGAGTCTGTGATTATTCGGGATAGATGCCTGCCAGAAGATGTGGCCAGAAAGTTTGGATGGGACTTGGTCCAAGGACTGGAACACATCCACAAGTTCGGAATCATTTTCTCCGACTTGACACCTGCTAAG ATCCTGCTGGATAGTAGTGGCGTGTTAAAATTAGGTCATTTCTGTTATTCCAAGATGGAGACAGACACTCTTGAAGGTTTCCTTTCATTGTgtttggcatgtgaagaagcAGGGAATAGAAAAGATGAGAGAAAACATCAAGACATTGTGGtgaaaaaaaggtttcaaG GCTCACCCACTTATCTGGCGCCAGAGATTCTCCAGGGATCCCAAACGACCAGCATATCGGACCTCTGGGCTCTGGGTTGTGTTCTCTACTACACATACACTG GTAAACCGCCGTTCTACTCCAGTTGCTACAGTCAACTCAAGGAAATGATTTTGGGTCAGGAAGCGGCAGCTCCAACACAGAAAG TTTCCCCAACAATTCCTCCAAGTCAGGAGTTCCAACATCTTCTGAAACGTTTACTCCACAAAAATCCTGAGAAGAG AATGAACTTGCCAGAGTTACTGAAGCACTCTTTCTGGACAGCCAAAGACAAGAACTAG